TCTCGAGATCCAGAATTTATGTTTAAAGAATATAACGGGGTACTCGTTTTCAGAAAGAACTTGTAACTCTTGTGCATGGTTTCATGAGGGTtatagatattttaaaatgggatatattttaatatgtgaTGAATTGTGAATAGAGCACTCGATGAAATTTTTCATCAAAaagatcatttatttatgaaatacagaaaaataaattatttataatttttatataaatatattttcttctttaaacACGAAATTtttagttaaataaatgtatatattatacaaaatcagacatttaaatacatatatactcATTATCTTTGATTCTACAACAAAGGATGATTGccattctctctttcactcataCAGTCAATACACTCATTCTGTTACCAGCATATATAAACATTTCTACACCCATACAATTAAGTTATTCAGttataaacatttgttttttaaatacatagtTTTTACATAAAATCAAAGGGTGGTTCGTTCTCAATGTTGTTTAAggatttcaaatgtaattttctcGGGTCTTCTGGAGTCCACACTTTGGCGTTCCGGATGATATTCTGCTCTTTGAGCTGTTTCTCATCAGTCCAGGACAGAGAGTGACCGGCAAGTGGAGGCAGCCCATAGTCCGGGTCACTTGGAGATGGAGACCCTAAAATAGAGGTAGAATTTACACATACATTAGATTTTCATTTGAAGTCAAACCTCATATAATACAACACCCACatcaattataataataacaataataaattgcTGCTAGTAGTACACTATAACAGCTTCAAATCAACTTACTTGTTCCCCTGTGACAGATAATAACTTTCTTAGGCTGGTTTGACGCGTCACCGTTGGGATGTCTGATCGGTATATCAGAATGCACAAGCTCTGCGAGGAAGTTTATGTATCCTATTGCTAAGCGTAGAGTATCCACTTTCGAAAGCCTCTTTTCGTACGGCAGAGTGGGAATGTGAGATCGTAGTCCTTCAAAGGCATCATTGATTGACTGCATCCGTCGGCGCTCTCGCACATTAGCTGCCTGCCGCAACTGTTGCATCTCTACTTCGGATCTCATGCGTCTTCGCCTCTTCATTAGGAGTCCCTCGCCCCTTATTTGGGGGGACATCTCGGAAGTGCTGTCAGCGCAGCCATAGGAGAAGGTggatgaagaagaagagaaagaaaagttgCCAACATCACAGTACTCCCCGTCGTGCAGTATCCTGTTGTCAGTGTAGTAATCTTGTATTTGGCTGGTGAGAAAGTCTACATCGTCTTCCAGAAAATCGTCCGTGTCCAAATTGTCGCGTGAGGACTGATCTGTAAAAAAATCGTCTTCGTCGAAGTaaggggaggagaaggagtCCAATCCCGTGAACTGATCTAACGTAGTGTCCATTTTTGTAGTTGTCTTCCTGTTGCCCAGTAACAACAATTGCTTGCTCCTTGCTCTGTCTCTGGATGTTTAAGTCTTGCTTCGGCTGAAGGCTGGCACGCGAGGACTCTTATAACTACATCCATAGTCGCGTGCCATTAACCAAAagagccagccaatcagagccaagTTTCCACTTCGTTCTAAGTGGCTATTGTACACCTAGAGATAACGCAGCTCAGTACGGAGCCCGATCTCCGGAATGAGATGTGAATAGAGACTGAAGGTTAAATGGGCAATAAAACAATCAGGTTGCACGTGGCTTCTTAGTTTTATGCGTAAATTATTCAGTAAAAGCAATGAACTCTGTACGGCAGACTCTGCTTCAGTTAACGTCCTTCATGAGGCTGacatgtaaattaaaattagaaaaatacataaaaagctTTTTATGTTTCTGCGCAGCCTAGATTTAAAAACTGGATCATTAATACATATGATTGTGGATCGTAATTTAGACTACAGAAGCAGGTTATTGTTGATGTGCACTGGGGTCTTTACCGTAAAGATGTTGATCTACATGTCGGTGATTCAATGCAATGATAAAGTGTATatcgtgtttttatttttgcacacgTCAGTCGTTTTTGTGCCATGGACcttttgtcatgttttgttttcgaAGTTATTGTTTAGGTATGAGTTTTGTTGTGTATCCTCATCCACTTGTGGTGTTATCTGTATCCAATTTCTTTGCACTGTTCTTTGTTGCGTTGTCCTTCCGGCACAATTCATTTCTGGCTCTCCTAACATTATGTGACCTTGGTTTTCATATTCTAAACCATTTCCATAGACCGACACCTTGTTCAATTAAGGCATTGGGGAACTATTGCTGCATTACAGTATTATATTGTGCATATGATCGTAGTCTAATGCTTATTGTAACAATCACAGTATGTTCATGTGTAAATCAAATGCAGCAGATGAAGTAAAAGCAGAAATGTGATGCAGAAGGGTACTAGTAGGCCTAATTGATTTGCTCTTCATTATACTTAAGTAGCCTATATTGCTATACTGAATgatttaaatacagtaataaacACTACATTCAATCATTAAGTTCTTCATCATCGCCACCATCATCATATTCAAAGGAATGCTTCTTAATAAAAAGGTGACCTTAACTTGAATTTGCATGTGCGATGTATGAGAGCTACaagattactttttttatcaTGATGATGACATTGgctgttttcagttttagaCACAAGAATTCAACAGGTGTAAAGACTAGCGACTGGATTTAAAGAACATAGATCAGAACAAAAGCACATGCGATACTCGAAGCCTCCTTACGCTTGGTCAACACATATTCTACTTTTCCATGCCGTCTTAACTGAAACCGAATTACAactgttttgtttaaatcttaATATAACAATATAGAAATAAGTAACAGTGCTCCGTATTTAATgcgcacatttttttcttcttaccaCACCACAatgagtaaaacaaaaaaacaacataattcgTTGTTTTTAACGCGTGGAAAGGTCAAAGGACCAGCTTCCGCTGACCCCGTAACCCTGTGAAGGCACATCTTAAAACAGGTACGTACGTCCCCACCTTTCAACAGCCCACCACTCGTGCCTGTACCATGTAGCAGCACTTAATTAATTATCAAGGCATCCAACTACATTTAAACTCTTCACGGTGTTGCTTATAGACCTACACAATGCAGCACAAACGTTTGTGTAAGGGTAACATTGCTGAAAGGAGCCGTTATTTGAGGACaagacacagaaatgaaaagggaGCTCATCAATCATAGGTTTTAGGACGCTGGTCGGCATGATTGCTTCTATGCAGTGGACACTCGCCTGCTCAAGAAACAATCAGCAGCGAATAAGACCACTTTAGTTACAAAGCAGGGGCGGTCCATTCCTTTCAATAGCACCTACTTTCAGCTACCGTGAACGACTAATTTATGACAATAAGATGTCTCTGTGTTTTAAGACATTGAAAAGAGCATATTATGAAATTGCAACAAAACATAGCGGGATACATACTTGCCATTGATCGAAGGCCCACCCTATATGAAAAAGATCTGCTTCTAACGGTGTATTTCGAGGTCGAAAGGGTTGAGGAAAACCTGCGTGGAAACAGGAAATTTAGGATTGAATGGGAAATAGTAATTGattgaaagaaggaaagagcaAAATTTGAAAGATTGtttcaaaatggaaatataatgTGCGCGGTAATGAGTGCACGAAGGAGAATTGTCTTTGTCTGGTCACTGGGTAATTGGACAGTGAACACAAAtttatgtaggcctactctTGTATAGCGCCCATTAACACACTGGAATATTTAGCGTTATTAAAAACCGCCGTGGAAAACatattgttaatgttttattgttattatatgcGTAATTACACACACGTTTCCTCTACATTAATGAATACGATTGGTTATgagtaatttaattaattttagatATAATTCAAACACTGCTTCTTCGTTTCTCTTTAAATGTGAAGGATCTCACTTCGAAGATCCGCAGCCTAAAAGATCCAGCAGGTGCAGTTTCTGAAACATGATTATAATCTACGTTTGACGTTGAATTGGCATAATAATTCAGCTATTGAGGAGGCCGACTTCAGTCAATTTCTGTGTGATTCTTACACATGAATGACAGTTGACTTTGCAGGTTAACTTCCACGTAACAGATTATGTAAACTATATTTCCTTACAAGTAGACCAACTCGAAAAATAAGGAAACCAATTGCATTGAAATGGAACAAACAAAAGTAGGGGAGAGTCGGTCTAGATGTAACGGATCATATTAATATAACACGGtcaatatttgttttacacTGCTAAGCCATTTCTGTTGTGTACGcgtgcaattcagtcctctaccgCGTCCCAAAGAACGGAGCAATTCGacaacatttctaaaaaaaactttttgagcAAGGTAAGTAAAAATCTATTCCGGAAGTAATTTTCGCATATAAggcattattttcatttatcaaTTCATACATC
This region of Anguilla rostrata isolate EN2019 chromosome 8, ASM1855537v3, whole genome shotgun sequence genomic DNA includes:
- the ptf1a gene encoding pancreas transcription factor 1 subunit alpha — translated: MDTTLDQFTGLDSFSSPYFDEDDFFTDQSSRDNLDTDDFLEDDVDFLTSQIQDYYTDNRILHDGEYCDVGNFSFSSSSSTFSYGCADSTSEMSPQIRGEGLLMKRRRRMRSEVEMQQLRQAANVRERRRMQSINDAFEGLRSHIPTLPYEKRLSKVDTLRLAIGYINFLAELVHSDIPIRHPNGDASNQPKKVIICHRGTRSPSPSDPDYGLPPLAGHSLSWTDEKQLKEQNIIRNAKVWTPEDPRKLHLKSLNNIENEPPFDFM